In Promicromonospora sp. Populi, one genomic interval encodes:
- a CDS encoding FAD-dependent oxidoreductase yields the protein MNLRVPLRVVVVGFGMVGSRLVDELLRREPEAFDITVLGSEPYEPYNRVLLSDVVAGRTDVAAITMPLPDGARVTVRRGVTAASIDRQSRVVLADDGSAHPYDHVVLATGAAARIPPISGLRTPDGGLPAGVHALRTLDDAREIVAATVNSPRAVVVGGGVLGLEAAVGLAGRGLNVTLIHNAASLMERQLDPEAADVVRAGLEGQGVTVLPSSLSSEVLVAGGRAVGIRVRADAGPGGPSSSSGQCDQVVAARLIVFSVGTIPETGLAAAAGLTTDRGIVVGYNLASPDDPRVHAIGDCAQPPNGSRGLVAEGWDQARRLAEHLVSLVEPASALGEPEVRPVSSGAGPHLRLPHDDTQPSLAVRLGALLTSGATSRAQSDQGIDTRGTDVVKVKGGPLSVTTMGVCGPSRPDGVTQRAIRLADPRAGRYIEVVVSDGMLVGATCVGDPRVAADLTAAYTRRTPVPLDPAFLLLTPVMPAAAPASSPEHMPEDAVVCRCNGVTKGDIAGSCAAGTHTVEGVVRETRATTGCGSCKDAVCGLVDWLKESEAPVPEPA from the coding sequence ATGAACCTGCGTGTTCCGCTGAGGGTCGTGGTGGTGGGCTTCGGGATGGTCGGCTCGCGGCTCGTCGACGAGCTGCTGCGCCGCGAGCCCGAGGCGTTCGACATCACGGTGCTCGGCAGCGAGCCCTACGAGCCGTACAACCGGGTGCTGCTCAGCGACGTGGTGGCCGGGCGCACCGACGTCGCCGCCATCACCATGCCCCTGCCCGACGGCGCCCGCGTCACCGTGCGCCGGGGCGTCACCGCGGCGTCGATCGACCGGCAGTCGCGGGTGGTGCTCGCCGACGACGGCAGCGCGCACCCGTACGACCACGTGGTGCTCGCCACCGGTGCGGCCGCACGCATCCCGCCGATCTCCGGCCTGCGCACGCCCGACGGCGGCCTGCCGGCCGGGGTACACGCGCTGCGGACGCTCGACGACGCCCGCGAGATAGTGGCCGCCACCGTGAACTCCCCGCGGGCCGTGGTGGTGGGCGGCGGGGTGCTGGGGCTGGAGGCCGCCGTCGGGCTCGCGGGCCGGGGCCTGAACGTGACGCTGATCCACAACGCGGCCTCGCTCATGGAGCGCCAGCTCGACCCGGAGGCCGCCGACGTCGTCCGGGCGGGCCTGGAGGGGCAGGGCGTCACCGTGCTGCCGAGCAGCCTGTCCAGCGAGGTGCTCGTGGCGGGCGGCCGTGCCGTGGGCATCCGCGTCCGGGCCGACGCCGGGCCGGGCGGCCCTTCGTCGAGCTCAGGACAGTGTGACCAGGTGGTCGCCGCACGCCTGATCGTCTTCTCCGTCGGCACGATCCCGGAGACCGGGCTCGCCGCGGCGGCGGGGCTGACGACGGACCGCGGCATCGTTGTCGGGTACAACCTCGCCAGCCCCGACGACCCGCGGGTGCACGCGATCGGCGACTGTGCGCAGCCGCCGAACGGCTCGCGCGGGCTCGTCGCCGAGGGCTGGGATCAGGCGCGTCGCCTGGCGGAACACCTGGTCTCGCTGGTCGAGCCTGCCTCCGCACTGGGTGAGCCCGAGGTCCGGCCGGTCTCCTCCGGGGCCGGGCCCCACCTGCGCCTGCCGCACGACGACACCCAGCCCAGCCTGGCCGTGCGCCTGGGCGCGCTGTTGACGAGCGGTGCCACGAGCCGCGCGCAGTCGGACCAGGGCATCGACACGCGCGGGACCGACGTCGTGAAGGTCAAGGGCGGCCCGCTCAGCGTCACCACGATGGGGGTCTGCGGGCCGTCGCGCCCGGACGGCGTGACGCAGCGCGCGATCCGGCTGGCCGACCCCAGAGCGGGCCGGTACATCGAGGTAGTGGTGTCCGACGGCATGCTGGTGGGCGCCACCTGCGTGGGCGACCCTCGGGTCGCCGCGGACCTCACCGCCGCCTACACCCGCCGCACGCCCGTGCCGCTGGACCCCGCGTTCCTGCTGCTGACGCCGGTGATGCCGGCGGCGGCTCCGGCGTCGTCCCCCGAGCACATGCCGGAGGATGCAGTGGTCTGCCGCTGCAACGGCGTGACCAAGGGCGATATCGCGGGCTCGTGCGCCGCGGGCACCCACACGGTCGAGGGTGTGGTGCGCGAGACCCGGGCGACGACTGGCTGCGGCTCGTGCAAGGACGCTGTTTGTGGGCTTGTGGACTGGCTCAAGGAGAGCGAGGCGCCGGTCCCGGAGCCGGCGTGA
- a CDS encoding VOC family protein, which produces MRLHHIQVACPPDGEAAARRFYGEGLGLTEVPKPEALAARGGCWFRDFDQDGRTIAEIHVGVEDPFTPARKAHPALVTDDVAQLEAAGARLEELGFEISWKDRHTFDGYERFHAFDGAGNRVEILTPAL; this is translated from the coding sequence ATGCGCCTCCATCACATCCAGGTTGCCTGCCCGCCCGACGGCGAGGCTGCCGCCCGCCGCTTCTACGGGGAGGGCCTCGGTCTGACCGAGGTCCCTAAGCCCGAAGCGCTCGCGGCCCGGGGCGGCTGCTGGTTCCGCGACTTCGACCAGGACGGACGCACCATCGCCGAGATCCATGTCGGCGTCGAGGACCCGTTCACTCCCGCCCGCAAGGCGCACCCGGCCCTCGTGACCGACGACGTGGCGCAGCTCGAGGCCGCCGGCGCCCGGCTCGAAGAGCTCGGGTTCGAGATCTCGTGGAAGGACCGGCACACCTTTGACGGCTACGAGCGCTTCCATGCGTTCGACGGCGCAGGCAACCGAGTGGAGATCCTCACCCCGGCCCTGTGA
- a CDS encoding methylated-DNA--[protein]-cysteine S-methyltransferase translates to MDGNRLEFAVIPTAIGECALVWNEHAEIVGSALPHGGADQVRGAVRGWYPGAVEASPAPVEPAVAALTRLLADGVGDLAEIPLNMSAVPDFDRRVYEVVRAIPPGETLTYGEVAAELGKPGAAQAVGQAMGRNPFPPIVPCHRVLAAGRRPGGFSARGGTRTKLHMLKTEGVYLEQPTLFDL, encoded by the coding sequence ATGGACGGCAACAGGCTCGAGTTCGCGGTGATCCCGACGGCGATCGGTGAGTGCGCGCTCGTCTGGAACGAGCACGCGGAGATCGTCGGTTCGGCGCTGCCCCACGGCGGCGCGGACCAAGTGCGGGGCGCCGTGCGCGGCTGGTACCCGGGCGCCGTCGAGGCGTCGCCGGCACCGGTGGAGCCGGCGGTCGCCGCGTTGACGCGTCTGCTCGCCGACGGCGTCGGCGATCTGGCCGAGATCCCGTTGAACATGAGCGCCGTCCCCGATTTCGACCGCCGCGTGTACGAGGTGGTACGGGCGATCCCGCCGGGCGAGACGCTCACGTACGGCGAGGTCGCGGCCGAGCTGGGTAAGCCAGGTGCGGCCCAGGCCGTGGGCCAGGCGATGGGCCGCAACCCGTTCCCGCCGATCGTGCCGTGCCACCGCGTACTTGCGGCGGGCCGCCGCCCCGGCGGGTTCTCGGCCCGCGGTGGGACGCGCACCAAGCTGCACATGCTCAAGACCGAGGGGGTCTACCTGGAGCAGCCCACGCTGTTCGACCTGTGA
- a CDS encoding MFS transporter translates to MSTPTTHDDQTPVTSKPAAAPASAIQRHTGRWIEHWDPEDKTLWEDGGRRTARRNLVFSIFAEFLGFAVWAVWSIVVPQLPAAGFDLTVDQMFWLVSVPILVGATLRIPYTFAVPVFGGRNWTIASALLLLLPTGALILAVGDPTTPFPVLLAVASLAGLGGGNFASSMANISFFFPVKEKGAALGLNAAGGNLGTAVVQLVVPLVIVTGAGVSLGRAGLIFIPFILLAAFLAWRWMDNLATAKADPRSFGVAIHDKHTWIISFIYIGTFGSFIGYAGAFPTLLASQFPEVAIPLAFMGALVGSIARPFGGILSDRVGGMVVTVGSFAVMALGAMGAIYALGTGSFALFFGSFLVLFVATGMGNGSVYRMIPAVFRASGATAKAAAGCIGIAGAIGAFGGFLIPRGFALSTTLAGSLVPALWLFIGVYAVMALVTWLVYGRGAMAQARV, encoded by the coding sequence ATGTCCACTCCGACAACCCACGACGACCAGACCCCGGTGACGAGCAAGCCCGCAGCCGCACCGGCCTCCGCCATCCAGCGCCACACCGGACGGTGGATCGAGCACTGGGACCCCGAGGACAAGACCCTCTGGGAGGACGGCGGACGCCGGACCGCCCGGCGCAACCTCGTGTTCTCGATCTTCGCGGAGTTCCTCGGGTTCGCCGTCTGGGCCGTGTGGTCGATCGTCGTGCCGCAGCTGCCCGCCGCGGGCTTCGACCTGACCGTCGACCAGATGTTCTGGCTCGTCTCGGTGCCGATCCTCGTCGGCGCTACCCTCCGCATCCCCTACACGTTCGCGGTCCCGGTGTTCGGCGGCCGCAACTGGACCATCGCATCCGCGCTGCTCCTGCTGCTGCCCACGGGCGCGCTGATCCTCGCCGTCGGCGACCCGACCACGCCGTTCCCCGTGCTGCTGGCCGTGGCATCGCTCGCGGGCCTGGGCGGCGGCAACTTCGCCTCGTCGATGGCGAACATCTCGTTCTTCTTCCCGGTGAAGGAGAAGGGCGCGGCCCTGGGCCTGAACGCCGCTGGCGGCAACCTCGGCACGGCGGTGGTGCAGCTCGTGGTGCCGCTCGTAATCGTGACGGGCGCGGGTGTGTCGCTCGGCCGGGCGGGCCTGATCTTCATCCCGTTCATCCTGCTCGCCGCGTTCCTCGCCTGGCGCTGGATGGACAATCTCGCCACGGCCAAGGCGGACCCGCGCTCGTTCGGTGTGGCGATACACGACAAGCACACGTGGATCATCAGCTTCATCTACATCGGTACGTTCGGGTCGTTCATCGGCTACGCGGGTGCCTTCCCGACGCTTCTTGCCTCCCAGTTCCCGGAGGTCGCCATCCCGCTCGCTTTCATGGGGGCCCTCGTCGGGTCGATCGCCCGCCCGTTCGGCGGCATCCTCTCCGACCGGGTCGGCGGCATGGTCGTGACCGTCGGGTCCTTCGCCGTCATGGCGCTCGGCGCAATGGGCGCGATCTACGCCCTCGGGACGGGCAGCTTCGCGCTTTTCTTCGGCTCGTTCCTCGTCCTGTTCGTCGCGACCGGCATGGGTAACGGTTCTGTCTACCGGATGATCCCGGCGGTCTTCCGCGCGAGCGGTGCGACGGCGAAGGCCGCCGCCGGGTGCATCGGCATCGCCGGGGCGATCGGCGCGTTCGGCGGATTCCTTATCCCGCGCGGGTTCGCGCTGTCCACCACGCTGGCCGGGTCGCTCGTGCCCGCACTGTGGCTGTTCATCGGGGTGTACGCCGTGATGGCCCTTGTCACCTGGCTGGTCTACGGGCGCGGCGCCATGGCCCAGGCGCGGGTCTGA
- a CDS encoding molybdopterin oxidoreductase family protein — protein MLAAPGTSVDSHCPYCALQCGMSLTRPRADGGSGASAPVVQPRDFPTNRGGLCQKGWTSAAVLGVADRLVTPLIRGESGELEPASWDAALDLVASRLAALAAEHGPGAVAVFGGGGLTNEKAYALGKFARTVLRTPNIDYNGRFCMASAAAGMNRSFGVDRGLPFPLSDVGGAQAVLLLGSNLAETMPPAVQHLAGARAAGGLVVVDPRRSATARLAEDPGSGRPAEGVHLAPVPGTDLAVLLGLLHVVLAEQLADREYLEARTTGFDDVARSVAAWWPERVEAVSGVPADDLRRVARLLAAAAPVHGGAGAYVLTGRGVEQSTQGTATVTASINLALALGLPGRVGSGYGAITGQGNGQGGREHGQKADQLPGYRKIDDPAAREHVAGVWGVDPETLPGPGLPAVQLLKSLGTPGGPRALMVHGSNLVVSAPNAGRVIDRLKSLDLLVVCDFVPSETALLADVVLPVTQWAEEEGTMTSLEGRVIRRRAVVAPPGEARSELWIFAELARRLGAPSALAFPTEPAVVFDELARASAGGPADYSGLSHARLDADEAVGGPGLFWPVPALPGHAGTPRLFLDRFPTPDGRARLIAVDHSGPSDDVRPGAPFYLVTGRVLQHYQSGAQTHRVAELERLVAEPYVELHPVLGSRIGVPDGARVRLTSSRGRVEATARWTDAVRPDTVFMPFHWSGIGSVNQVTTDATDPISGMPEFKVCAVDVSVVPAEAEPLASALQPVPVPLAVPVPQKELST, from the coding sequence ATGCTCGCTGCCCCCGGAACCAGCGTCGACTCGCACTGTCCCTACTGCGCGCTGCAGTGCGGGATGTCGCTGACCCGCCCCCGGGCCGACGGCGGCAGTGGTGCGAGCGCGCCGGTGGTCCAGCCCCGCGACTTCCCCACCAACCGGGGCGGGCTGTGCCAGAAGGGGTGGACGTCGGCGGCGGTGCTCGGGGTGGCCGACCGGCTCGTCACCCCGCTGATCCGGGGCGAGTCCGGCGAGCTCGAGCCGGCGAGCTGGGACGCGGCGCTCGACCTGGTCGCGTCCCGGCTCGCCGCCCTGGCCGCCGAGCACGGGCCGGGGGCGGTGGCCGTGTTCGGGGGCGGCGGGCTGACCAACGAGAAGGCGTACGCGCTCGGCAAGTTCGCGCGGACCGTGCTGCGCACCCCGAACATCGACTACAACGGGCGGTTCTGCATGGCGTCCGCGGCGGCCGGGATGAACCGGTCGTTCGGCGTCGACCGGGGCCTGCCGTTCCCGCTGTCCGACGTCGGCGGGGCGCAGGCCGTGCTGCTCCTCGGCTCCAACCTCGCCGAGACCATGCCGCCGGCCGTGCAGCACCTTGCGGGGGCCCGGGCAGCGGGCGGGCTCGTCGTTGTCGACCCGCGACGTTCCGCGACCGCCCGGCTGGCCGAAGACCCCGGCTCGGGGCGGCCCGCCGAAGGTGTGCACCTCGCCCCGGTGCCCGGCACGGACCTCGCGGTCCTGCTGGGGCTGCTGCACGTTGTGCTCGCGGAGCAGCTCGCGGACCGGGAGTATCTCGAGGCACGCACCACCGGGTTCGACGACGTCGCTCGCTCGGTCGCCGCCTGGTGGCCGGAGCGCGTCGAGGCCGTCTCGGGTGTGCCCGCCGACGACCTGCGGCGCGTGGCCCGGCTGCTGGCCGCCGCCGCGCCGGTGCACGGGGGCGCGGGCGCGTACGTGCTGACCGGCCGCGGCGTCGAGCAGTCCACGCAGGGCACCGCCACCGTTACCGCGTCGATCAACCTCGCGCTCGCGCTCGGGCTGCCGGGCCGGGTCGGGTCGGGGTACGGCGCGATCACCGGGCAGGGCAACGGGCAGGGCGGCCGCGAGCACGGACAGAAGGCCGACCAGCTCCCCGGCTACCGCAAGATCGACGACCCGGCCGCGCGCGAGCACGTCGCCGGCGTATGGGGCGTGGACCCGGAGACGCTGCCCGGACCGGGGCTGCCGGCGGTGCAGCTGCTGAAGTCGCTGGGCACGCCCGGCGGGCCACGGGCGCTGATGGTGCACGGCTCCAACCTCGTGGTCAGCGCCCCCAACGCGGGCCGGGTGATCGACCGGCTGAAGAGCCTGGATCTCCTGGTGGTCTGCGACTTCGTCCCGAGCGAGACGGCGCTCCTGGCCGACGTCGTGCTCCCCGTGACCCAGTGGGCCGAGGAGGAGGGCACCATGACGTCGCTCGAGGGGCGCGTCATCCGCCGTCGGGCAGTTGTGGCACCCCCGGGCGAGGCGCGCTCCGAGCTGTGGATCTTCGCCGAGCTGGCGCGCCGCCTCGGCGCGCCATCGGCGCTCGCCTTTCCGACCGAACCCGCGGTGGTGTTCGACGAGCTGGCTCGCGCCTCCGCGGGCGGCCCCGCCGACTACTCCGGACTTTCGCACGCCCGGCTCGACGCCGACGAGGCGGTCGGCGGCCCGGGCCTGTTCTGGCCGGTCCCGGCTCTTCCGGGGCACGCGGGCACACCGCGGCTGTTCCTCGATCGCTTCCCGACGCCGGACGGGCGGGCGCGTTTGATCGCCGTCGACCACTCGGGCCCGAGCGACGACGTGCGGCCCGGGGCGCCGTTCTACCTGGTCACGGGCCGGGTGCTGCAGCACTACCAGTCGGGCGCGCAGACGCACCGCGTCGCGGAGCTGGAGCGCCTCGTCGCCGAGCCGTACGTCGAGCTGCACCCGGTGCTGGGCTCCCGCATCGGAGTGCCCGACGGCGCCCGCGTGCGCCTCACCAGTTCTCGTGGCCGGGTCGAGGCGACGGCGCGCTGGACCGACGCCGTCCGCCCCGACACCGTCTTCATGCCGTTCCACTGGAGCGGCATCGGGTCGGTCAACCAGGTGACGACGGACGCCACCGACCCGATCTCCGGGATGCCGGAGTTCAAGGTCTGCGCCGTGGACGTCTCGGTGGTCCCCGCGGAGGCCGAGCCGCTGGCGTCGGCCCTGCAGCCAGTGCCCGTGCCGCTGGCCGTGCCAGTACCGCAGAAGGAGCTTTCGACATGA
- the glp gene encoding gephyrin-like molybdotransferase Glp → MEPHARSVIEHIERVLALVAPLPAASLDLESALGSILAEDLYASVSVPPFDSAAMDGYAVRLADLPPDGGQVTLHVTGDVAAGPGDTTAVEPGQAVRIMTGAPLPPGADAVIPVEHTSTGRFVAGAPREEQTVALARRPRPHVRGAGEDVRSGELLARAGSEVTAALVGALAASGAVRVPVRRRPLVVVISTGAELVPVGEPLGPGQITDSNGPMLAAAARAAGADVVRLGPVPDDPAALRAALDAAARGGPGVGSGAGSRAGADLIVTAGGVSAGAADVVREVLAPPSPATDGAGVTDVDVATVAMSPGKPQALARWHGVPWLALPGNPVGAYASFELFARPAIGRLRGLDLAGKHHLSEIGCSASTSSTRSNTPPAVLISAAVGWSGSPGRLLVVPVRLVPLPDGGAAHSSDASAVGVKPVGSRHSLSALATADGLALVPSDIEKVHAGDLVQVLMLR, encoded by the coding sequence ATGGAGCCGCACGCGCGCAGCGTCATCGAGCACATCGAGCGTGTGCTCGCCCTGGTCGCGCCGCTGCCCGCCGCTTCGCTGGATCTCGAGTCCGCGCTCGGCTCGATCCTCGCCGAGGATCTGTACGCCTCCGTGTCCGTCCCGCCGTTCGACAGCGCCGCGATGGACGGTTACGCCGTGCGGCTGGCAGATCTTCCGCCCGACGGCGGCCAGGTGACCCTCCACGTGACGGGAGACGTCGCCGCGGGACCTGGTGACACGACGGCGGTCGAACCGGGGCAGGCCGTCCGGATCATGACCGGCGCTCCGCTCCCGCCCGGGGCGGACGCCGTGATCCCCGTGGAACACACCTCGACCGGACGGTTTGTCGCCGGTGCACCCCGGGAGGAGCAGACGGTCGCGCTCGCCCGGCGGCCCCGGCCGCACGTCCGCGGCGCAGGGGAGGACGTTCGCAGCGGGGAGCTCCTGGCGCGTGCCGGGTCCGAGGTGACGGCGGCCCTGGTGGGTGCGTTGGCGGCGTCGGGCGCGGTGCGGGTTCCGGTCCGACGCCGCCCGCTGGTCGTCGTGATCTCCACCGGGGCGGAGCTGGTGCCGGTCGGCGAGCCGCTCGGACCAGGGCAGATCACCGACTCCAACGGACCGATGCTCGCAGCGGCGGCCCGCGCGGCGGGAGCCGACGTCGTCCGGCTGGGGCCGGTGCCCGACGACCCGGCGGCGCTCCGTGCGGCGCTGGATGCGGCTGCGCGCGGCGGGCCTGGGGTCGGGTCGGGGGCCGGATCGAGGGCCGGGGCGGACCTGATCGTGACTGCCGGTGGTGTGTCGGCCGGGGCCGCGGACGTGGTGCGGGAGGTCCTGGCGCCGCCGTCTCCCGCCACCGACGGCGCCGGCGTGACCGACGTCGACGTCGCCACCGTCGCCATGTCCCCCGGCAAGCCACAGGCGCTGGCCCGCTGGCACGGTGTGCCATGGCTCGCACTGCCGGGAAACCCGGTGGGGGCGTACGCGTCGTTCGAGCTGTTCGCCCGCCCCGCCATCGGCCGACTTCGCGGGCTTGACCTCGCGGGGAAGCACCACCTCTCCGAGATCGGTTGCTCTGCGTCGACATCGTCCACGCGGAGCAACACACCTCCCGCAGTACTAATTTCTGCCGCCGTCGGTTGGTCCGGTTCGCCCGGCAGGCTCCTCGTCGTCCCAGTCCGACTCGTCCCGCTGCCCGACGGCGGCGCGGCCCACAGCAGCGACGCGAGCGCCGTCGGCGTCAAGCCTGTCGGCTCACGGCACTCCCTGTCGGCCCTAGCCACCGCCGATGGCCTGGCCCTGGTGCCGTCCGACATCGAGAAGGTGCATGCCGGGGACCTGGTCCAGGTGCTGATGCTGCGATGA
- a CDS encoding molybdenum cofactor guanylyltransferase: protein MTTRAPEITYDAVVLAGGRAARLDGTSKAGLVVGGARLLDRALTASTRARRAVVVGPPELAGALPDPTPGHTGPAPGLTREDPPFGGPVAGLAAGLRALPDPSAPWVLLLAVDVPRAAGAVALLERAALERAAAREPVDGAYLVRDGRAQWLVGLYRRAALDAALDGIETDGAPMKRLVGALRCIEVPDPAGWSDDIDTPADATRLGARIPGRSR, encoded by the coding sequence ATGACCACCCGGGCGCCCGAGATCACGTACGACGCCGTGGTGCTGGCCGGCGGCCGGGCCGCTCGGCTGGACGGCACGTCCAAGGCGGGCCTCGTCGTTGGCGGCGCGCGGTTGCTCGACCGGGCGCTCACGGCAAGCACCCGGGCCCGCCGGGCAGTGGTCGTAGGCCCGCCGGAGCTGGCGGGGGCACTCCCGGATCCGACGCCGGGCCATACCGGCCCGGCGCCTGGTCTCACCAGGGAGGATCCGCCGTTCGGCGGGCCGGTCGCGGGCCTGGCCGCCGGGCTACGCGCCCTGCCGGACCCGAGCGCACCGTGGGTGCTGCTCCTCGCAGTGGACGTGCCGCGCGCGGCCGGGGCGGTCGCGCTCCTGGAGCGGGCTGCGCTCGAGCGGGCAGCTGCGCGTGAACCGGTGGACGGCGCCTACCTGGTGCGCGACGGCCGGGCCCAGTGGCTGGTCGGGCTGTACCGCCGGGCGGCCCTCGATGCCGCCCTCGACGGGATCGAGACAGACGGGGCGCCGATGAAGCGCCTGGTCGGCGCGCTCCGCTGCATCGAGGTCCCGGACCCGGCAGGCTGGAGCGACGACATCGACACCCCGGCCGACGCGACCCGCCTCGGCGCACGTATCCCCGGCCGAAGCCGCTGA
- a CDS encoding DUF6457 domain-containing protein — MADLDSWVEALEAELGLPPGTIDVGAVLDLARDAAHAVARPAAPVTTYAVGYAAGLAAAQDGAAAASGGPDAAEEAADKATALAARWVTD; from the coding sequence ATGGCAGACCTCGACAGCTGGGTGGAGGCCCTGGAGGCCGAGCTCGGCCTCCCCCCGGGAACGATCGACGTCGGAGCGGTTCTCGACCTCGCCCGGGACGCCGCGCACGCCGTCGCCCGGCCGGCCGCGCCGGTCACCACGTATGCGGTCGGCTACGCGGCGGGCCTTGCCGCGGCGCAGGACGGCGCCGCGGCAGCGAGCGGCGGACCGGACGCCGCAGAGGAGGCCGCGGACAAGGCGACCGCCCTCGCGGCCCGGTGGGTCACCGACTGA